A window from Anastrepha ludens isolate Willacy chromosome Y, idAnaLude1.1, whole genome shotgun sequence encodes these proteins:
- the LOC128870579 gene encoding uncharacterized protein LOC128870579, which yields MREVWKNDIRWDEPLPNNVNTAWEGWRKQLPMVAEYTVPRYYYRNGKPEVLQLHVFVDASEDAFAAVAYWRSTNAAGEVEVAFISAKTKCAPMKSLTVPRLELQAAVLGTRLLNCLREEHSLHIDDCVIWSDSKTVIQWLRSEHRRYKPFVQHRIAEILATTTTANWRWLPTEHNVADEATRANNFVDFSSSARWSCGPPFLLREEQYWPTESSTCNHHEEADKELRPKFALAIVSCTFLDYNRFSTFSKLVRTTAWVLRFINVCRRRKPPDRGYGLTAKEVETAKLCLCRLVQRGEYAEEFQHIESGRNLPRTSSLIQLSPYIDEDGVLRVRGRIEAASWLPISARRPIILPPKHCFSNLVAMHYHVKMHHQNLEATICEIRRLYWVPRLRSLLRSIVANCAICRLRKIHAVSPLMGPLPIDRLTPYVRPFSYTGLDYFGPITVTVRRANEKRWVALFTCLTVRAVHLELAHDLSTDSCIIVLRNFINRRGVPVRVRSDNGKNFVGADMEAKRFSEVFDCNRLQGELSQRGVEWIFNSPFNPAEGGAWERLVQCVKRVLRCTLKETSPREHTLNCFLIEAENIVNSRPLTHLPIYVNQEQPLTPNDFLLGEANTPRTPIASEVLETKCFLRQQWRLARQLRDHFWKRWIAEYLPTLTRRVKWCQRTKPLQIDDLVFICDPNISRRDWCRGKVERLYAGADGEVRRADVRTSSGLKRRAVSKLAVLDVDDGESG from the coding sequence ATGCGGGAAGTGTGGAAGAATGACATCCGGTGGGACGAGCCACTGCCAAACAACGTAAACACCGCATGGGAAGGATGGCGTAAACAACTGCCAATGGTCGCCGAATATACCGTCCCTCGATACTATTATCGAAATGGGAAACCTGAAGTTTTGCAGCTCCATGTTTTCGTCGACGCCAGCGAGGATGCCTTTGCCGCGGTAGCCTACTGGAGGTCAACTAATGCCGCCGGTGAGGTTGAAGTCGCATTTATATCTGCAAAAACTAAATGCGCGCCGATGAAGTCATTGACGGTCCCTCGATTGGAGCTTCAGGCAGCTGTATTGGGTACGCGTTTGCTGAATTGCCTACGAGAGGAGCACTCCTTGCACATCGATGACTGCGTCATTTGGAGTGACTCCAAAACAGTGATCCAGTGGCTTCGAAGTGAACATCGACGCTATAAGCCATTTGTGCAGCATCGGATCGCCGAGATATTAGCCACAACTACTACTGCAAACTGGAGATGGCTACCTACCGAGCACAATGTCGCTGATGAGGCTACTCGAGCTAATAACTTTGTCGACTTCAGCTCGTCCGCCCGTTGGTCCTGCGGCCCACCATTTTTGTTACGAGAAGAGCAGTATTGGCCGACAGAGAGCTCTACATGCAATCATCATGAGGAAGCTGACAAGGAACTACGTCCTAAATTCGCCCTTGCAATCGTAAGCTGTACGTTTCTAGACTATAACCGATTCTCTACATTCAGTAAACTGGTGAGAACGACAGCATGGGTCCTGCGATTCATTAACGTTTGCCGCCGCCGTAAACCGCCAGACCGAGGCTATGGGTTGACTGCCAAAGAAGTTGAGACTGCTAAGCTTTGTTTGTGCCGCCTCGTTCAACGCGGTGAATACGCCGAAGAGTTTCAGCACATCGAAAGCGGTCGCAACCTGCCACGCACCAGTTCGCTCATTCAACTTTCGCCGTATATAGACGAAGATGGTGTTCTTCGTGTACGAGGACGCATAGAAGCTGCCAGCTGGCTCCCAATAAGCGCGAGACGCCCTATCATACTACCGCCAAAGCATTGTTTCTCAAATCTGGTCGCCATGCACTACCACGTCAAAATGCATCATCAAAATCTAGAAGCCACTATTTGTGAGATACGTCGCCTTTATTGGGTACCACGCCTCAGGAGTTTGCTGCGCAGTATAGTCGCCAATTGCGCCATTTGTCGCTTAAGAAAAATCCATGCCGTATCGCCATTGATGGGCCCTCTTCCGATTGATAGACTCACTCCTTATgtcaggccattcagctatacgGGCCTTGATTACTTTGGACCGATAACAGTAACTGTTCGCCGCGCCAACGAAAAAAGATGGGTGGCGTTATTTACGTGCCTGACAGTCAGGGCTGTGCATCTGGAGTTGGCTCATGACCTCAGCACTGACTCATGCATAATCGTATTGCGCAACTTTATAAATCGTCGCGGCGTTCCCGTACGTGTGAGGTCCGATAATGGGAAGAACTTCGTCGGTGCTGACATGGAAGCAAAGCGCTTCAGTGAAGTCTTCGATTGCAATCGCCTGCAGGGTGAGCTATCGCAAAGGGGCGTAGAGTGGATTTTTAACTCGCCTTTCAACCCGGCAGAGGGGGGCGCTTGGGAACGATTGGTGCAGTGCGTAAAGAGAGTACTACGATGTACTTTGAAGGAAACGTCGCCACGGGAGCACACGCTCAACTGCTTCCTAATCGAGGCGGAAAATATTGTGAATTCTCGGCCGTTGACGCACTTGCCCATCTATGTCAACCAGGAGCAGCCGCTGACTCCAAATGACTTCCTTCTCGGTGAAGCCAACACACCGCGAACTCCGATTGCCAGCGAAGTTCTGGAAACCAAATGCTTTCTTCGACAACAGTGGCGTCTTGCTCGACAACTAAGGGACCATTTTTGGAAACGATGGATAGCGGAATACCTTCCGACATTGACACGCCGGGTGAAGTGGTGCCAAAGAACAAAACCTCTGCAGATAGATGACCTCGTCTTCATATGCGACCCAAATATATCTCGTCGGGACTGGTGTCGAGGCAAGGTGGAACGTTTGTATGCAGGAGCGGATGGTGAGGTCAGACGAGCTGACGTACGCACTTCGAGTGGATTAAAGCGCCGTGCCGTCTCCAAATTGGCAGTTCTGGACGTTGATGATGGTGAATCGGGTTGA
- the LOC128870578 gene encoding zinc finger BED domain-containing protein 4-like encodes MVTAKGIEELTDIFEVLRPIEAATKEICGEEYVTSSKVIPITRMLNLKINNIKTNSCMGQDLKQNIITEISKRLLPSEHVQILAVSTLLDPRFKRIHFQDPIACSKAIKFIKELLTTATETEVIQEEASREITEELNLWSEHYKIVTLQNSTPSQSDQEMPSELSYYLKSPVSDLKQDPIQVWNNVIGSTYPKLKIIALKYLSTIATSTPSERLFSKAGSTLYQQRNRLKGSSLSKLLFLQSVDKKYWNLQ; translated from the coding sequence ATGGTAACTGCAAAAGGTATTGAAGAGTTGACTgacatttttgaagttttgcgcCCTATAGAAGCGGCTACTAAAGAAATATGTGGAGAAGAGTATGTTACCAGCAGCAAAGTCATTCCCATAACAAgaatgctaaacttgaaaatcaaCAACATTAAAACAAACAGTTGTATGGGTCAAGATCTTAAACAGAAtataataactgaaatcagtaaACGCTTGTTACCTTCGGAACATGTTCAAATACTTGCTGTATCTACGTTGCTAGACCCAAGATTTAAACGTATTCATTTTCAAGATCCCATAGCTTGTTCTAAAGCaatcaaatttattaaagaatTACTAACTACTGCGACGGAAACAGAAGTAATTCAAGAAGAAGCGTCGCGAGAGATCACAGAAGAACTTAATTTGTGGAGCGAACATTACAAAATTGTAACTCTCCAAAACTCCACACCTTCGCAAAGTGATCAGGAAATGCCTTCCGAGTTgagttattatttaaaaagtccAGTGTCTGATCTCAAACAAGATCCTATCCAAGTTTGGAATAATGTGATCGGTTCCACTTAtccgaaattgaaaataatagcaTTGAAATATTTGAGTACTATCGCTACATCAACGCCATCCGAAAGACTATTTTCAAAAGCTGGCTCTACTCTTTACCAGCAAAGAAATAGATTGAAAGGTTCTTCTCTTTCAAAATTACTTTTCCTTCAGTCAGTGgacaaaaaatattggaatttgCAATAA